From Cucumis melo cultivar AY chromosome 1, USDA_Cmelo_AY_1.0, whole genome shotgun sequence, a single genomic window includes:
- the LOC103489612 gene encoding UPF0496 protein At4g34320-like codes for MGAHLSKKSSVSSINLSPNLTYTTELSSYEAACKADADLQSFDSTLQARTHQAINTIAVGVEVRALSFDSLKEITECLLEMNQEVVKVILSCKKDIWKNQELFELVEEYFENSLQSLDFCTELDKCLKKARDSHLLIVMAIERFEEEVKMVDGNGYVKTLQELKNFKAAGDPFTDEFFQIFNAAYRHQIGMLEKLLIRKNKLDKKLKSMSTWRKVSSMIFIATFATVLICSIVAAAMAAPPVAAAMAAAASIPVGSMGKWIDSLWKKYEAALKGQKEVVSSMQVGTYLAIKDMDNIRVLIDKLTVEIESLLKKADFAIEEEAVQLGVEEMKKKLAQFMKNVEDLGLQADTCSRDIRRARTVILQRIIKHPNN; via the coding sequence ATGGGAGCCCATTTGAGCAAGAAGTCTTCAGTCTCTTCCATTAATTTATCACCAAATTTGACTTACACGACGGAACTGAGTTCTTATGAGGCGGCTTGTAAAGCTGATGCTGATCTACAATCGTTTGATTCCACGCTTCAAGCTCGTACTCATCAAGCAATCAATACAATCGCTGTTGGCGTTGAGGTTAGAGCActttcctttgattctctcAAAGAAATCACAGAATGTttattagaaatgaatcaagaagtTGTGAAAGTCATTTTGTCTTGTAAGAAAGATATATGGAAGAATCAAGAGTTGTTTGAATTAGTTGAGGAGTATTTTGAGAATAGTTTGCAGTCTTTAGATTTCTGTACAGAATTAGACAAGTGTTTGAAAAAGGCTCGTGATAGCCATCTTTTGATTGTAATGGCGATAGAACGATTTGAGGAGGAAGTTaaaatggtagatgggaatggATATGTTAAAACTCTACAAGAGTTAAAGAATTTCAAGGCTGCTGGTGATCCATTTACAGATGAGTTTTTCCAAATATTCAATGCTGCTTATAGGCATCAGATCGGAATGTTGGAGAAACTACTAATAAGGAAGAACAAACTTGACAAGAAACTCAAATCCATGAGCACTTGGAGGAAAGTGTCTAGCATGATCTTTATAGCTACTTTTGCCACTGTGTTGATATGTTCAATTGTGGCAGCTGCCATGGCAGCTCCACCAGTTGCCGCGGCAATGGCAGCAGCAGCCTCGATTCCGGTGGGATCAATGGGGAAATGGATTGATTCATTGTGGAAGAAGTACGAGGCTGCTTTGAAAGGACAGAAGGAAGTGGTAAGCTCAATGCAAGTGGGAACATATTTAGCTATTAAAGATATGGATAATATTAGAGTGCTTATCGATAAATTGACAGTGGAGATAGAATCACTTCTGAAGAAAGCAGATTTTGCCATTGAAGAGGAAGCTGTGCAACTTGGGgtggaagagatgaagaagaaattggCGCAGTTCATGAAGAATGTGGAGGATTTGGGATTACAAGCTGATACTTGCAGTAGAGACATTAGGAGGGCGAGGACAGTGATTTTACAAAGGATTATAAAACATCCTAACAActga